In Nematostella vectensis chromosome 11, jaNemVect1.1, whole genome shotgun sequence, a genomic segment contains:
- the LOC5500894 gene encoding tetratricopeptide repeat protein 38 translates to MSYMHTNWRDLQAWKDEGLLFSTTSNEAVKLYDAALTQYTGWYDDKSVGGIEETVKKLTQADPSFVMGKVLCVGLELISTNTGIHVNAKLKQDLADLQVLASKSKITQREKLHVQAVNQFAHGDTTGACLVWEDILTADPTDMLALKLAHDSYFYLGFQPQMRDSIARVLPKWRPDLPLYSYLHGMYAFGLVETNCYQDAEKHALKGLKLNPRDCWSTHSQAHVLEMMGRQDEGIAFMSSTLDDWTVGEMLACHNFWHWAVYHVEKGEHDAALDIYDSQVGQRCKSGAMLDLVDASSLLYRLQMEGINVGNRWHELLSLWESHADDHILMFNDAHMLMCTLGAKNEGMTLKLMESLRNFVRDGKGHNREVSRDVGVAICEAFEMADKGDFAGAVELLKPVRYRIVNIGGSNAQRDIFNQFLIHAALQSSRNDHHKYARSLLAERKALKTNAPMTDRLMTRAMALHAD, encoded by the exons GCATGGAAGGATGAGGGATTGTTGTTTTCTACAACTAGCAATGAAGCTGTTAAACTGTATGATGCTGCTTTAACTCAG TACACAGGCTGGTATGATGATAAATCTGTTGGGGGGATAGAGGAAACAGTGAAGAAGCTAACGCAAGCAGACCCAAGCTTTG TCATGGGCAAAGTGCTGTGCGTTGGTCTGGAGCTCATTTCTACCAACACTGGGATACATGTGAATGCAAAACTGAAGCAGGACCTTGCCGACCTTCAAGTCCTGGCATCCAAGAGTAAGATTACACAGCGAGAGAAGCTTCATGTTCAAGCTGTCAATCAATTCGCTCATGG TGACACAACCGGAGCATGTCTAGTGTGGGAAGATATACTGACCGCTGACCCCACCGACATGCTGGCTCTCAAGCTAGCCCATGATTCCTACTTCTACTTGGGTTTCCAACCTCAGATGAGGGATTCTATCGCAAGAGTTCTCCCAAAATGGAGACCTGATCTGCCACTTTATTC ATACCTTCATGGCATGTACGCGTTCGGTCTCGTCGAGACGAACTGTTATCAAGATGCCGAGAAGCACGCGTTAAAG GGATTGAAGCTAAACCCTAGAGACTGCTGGTCCACACATTCACAGGCTCATGTACTTGAGATGATGGGCCGACAAGACGAAGGCATCGCTTTTATGAGCAGTACACTTGATGATTGGACC GTCGGGGAGATGCTTGCTTGTCATAATTTCTGGCATTGGGCTGTCTATCACGTGGAAAAG GGTGAACATGACGCTGCTCTGGATATCTATGACAGTCAAGTTGGTCAGCGGTGTAAGTCTGGGGCCATGCTCGACTTGGTGGACGCGTCATCGTTGCTCTACAGATTACAAATGGAAG GTATCAACGTTGGCAATCGCTGGCACGAGCTGCTCTCGCTGTGGGAGTCTCACGCTGACGATCACATCCTG ATGTTCAATGACGCCCACATGCTGATGTGCACACTTGGTGCAAAGAACGAAGGCATGACGCTCAAGCTGATGGAGTCACTCAGGAACTTTGTCAG GGATGGTAAGGGGCATAACCGTGAGGTGTCACGTGatgtgggcgtggctatctgCGAGGCATTCGAGATGGCTGATAAG GGTGATTTTGCTGGAGCTGTGGAGTTACTTAAGCCAGTTCGCTACAGGATTGTCAATATCGGTGGGAGCAATGCTCAG CGTGACATATTCAACCAGTTTCTGATCCACGCGGCGTTACAGTCGTCACGCAACGACCATCACAAGTACGCAAG GAGTCTTCTCGCAGAGCGAAAGGCTTTAAAGACGAATGCACCGATGACGGACCGGCTAATGACGAGAGCGATGGCGCTTCACGCAGATTAA
- the LOC125573628 gene encoding uncharacterized protein K02A2.6-like, with amino-acid sequence MATYGKIDEFDRDSDSWEQYIERLNFYFEANGVTTSDDDLKIRRAILLSSVGKKTYKLMSDLLAPAKPGEKSYADLCTLVKSHFNPKPSESVQRHKFNNRFRLSGENVSDFVAALRNMAEYCNFGGSLENMLRDRLVSGINNERIQRRLLSEENLTFKKAYDIASSMETTAQHMADLQSAPSTLSSTPASVKKVSSSPLPRSKSENKECYRCGKNHHPSKCRFKEATCHYCKKKGHIVAKCLKKAKKSSETTKPNSNHHPKQGKPAIHVLDTDKEIEDEDIYPLFAISQGNRQNPYLVDVELNGLKVQMELDTGASLSVIGEDIFDQLKNIEGSSLNLQDTKLTLKTYTGETIPVLGKLVVEVKYKDFFEHLPVIVVQGKVPSLFGRDWLQHVKLSWPEIFLVQVVSPDVSDLLKKHENLFKEGLGTIQGVKAKIYVDPQAKPKYFKPRTVEYARRQKVERELDRLLEEGTIRPVQFSEWATPIVPIVKSDESIRICGDFKVTLNQVSKLDNYPIPKTEDLLAQLGGGVQFTKLDLSQAYQQLELDEESKKYTTITTHKGLFEYNRLCYGIASAPGIFQRTMENLLQGIPNVVVRIDDILIAGKTSADHLKSLTEVLSRLDKAGVRLKRSKCIFQAPEVTYLGHRIDKDGIHPLDEKIKAIQESPRPSNLKELQAFLGMLNYYACYIPNITTILSPLHQLLVKDTPWNWSEAHEKSWNQAKSTLYSSQLLVHYSLERELTLACDASPYGLGCVISHVMDDGTERPISYASHTLSPAEKNYSQLDKEAAAIMFGVRKFHSYLYGRSFTIYTDHKPLLGLLQSTKQIPTSASPRILRWAVFLSGYSYTLVYREGQKNGNADGLSRLPLPNETRNVPVPGDIMFVMNHLEVNTPVKVKDIERWTSKDPILSAVRHQVMSGWPNSNDRIEFKPYSYRKHQLSCQDGCLLWGSRVVIPPQGRVKLLQELHNGHPGMVRMKMLARSYFWWPGLDADIEQKVKDCTSCQSNAKAPSTAPLHPWEWPSRPWSRIHIDYAGPFEGHMFLVIGDAYSKWIEVFKTNSSTAAVTIQKLRECFSVHGLPDIIVSDNATAFIGEEFALFMSENGIKHITSAPKHPASNGFAERYVRTFKETMKKMGGEKENLDTKLSRFLLSYRTTPHATTGKTPGELLMNRKLKTRLDLVNPLSQDTIRTRVEDKQLAQKKQHDNLVPLREFQVNDPVFVKNFSYGPKWLCGTIIQQSGPVSYVVQLSSGGVFRRHVDHLRLRTSTPTVANDLQSSTELAQVPMQTTVPKQIPEEFKEPEVTVPEPSLEPKKTELPASEPASTLRRSTRLKTTPTHLKDYVC; translated from the coding sequence ATGGCAACCTACGGCAAAATAGACGAATTCGACAGAGATTCTGATTCATGGGAACAGTATATCGAGCGTCTAAACTTCTATTTTGAAGCAAATGGAGTAACTACGTCTGACGATGACTTGAAAATACGCCGTGCAATCCTCCTCAGTTCGGTAGGGAAAAAAACCTACAAATTAATGTCTGATCTGCTGGCCCCAGCGAAACCTGGAGAGAAATCTTATGCTGACTTGTGCACCTTGGTTAAGAGCCATTTCAACCCAAAACCGAGTGAAAGCGTGCAACGGCACAAGTTCAATAACCGTTTCAGATTGAGCGGGGAGAACGTGTCTGACTTTGTAGCGGCTCTACGAAACATGGCAGAATACTGCAATTTTGGTGGCAGTCTGGAAAATATGCTGCGTGATCGTCTGGTGTCTGGAATTAACAATGAAAGAATCCAAAGGCGTTTGCTATCAGAAGAGAACTTAACTTTCAAAAAAGCTTACGACATTGCTTCGTCTATGGAAACGACCGCACAGCACATGGCCGATCTTCAATCTGCTCCTTCTACGTTAAGTTCAACGCCTGCATCTGTAAAAAAGGTCAGTTCTTCGCCCTTACCGCGTtctaaaagcgaaaataaagagtGTTATCGTTGTGGAAAAAATCACCACCCGTCAAAATGTCGTTTCAAAGAGGCCACGTGCCATTATTGTAAAAAGAAAGGACATATTGTTGCCAAATGtctcaaaaaagcaaaaaagtcgTCCGAGACAAccaagccaaattcaaaccaccATCCAAAACAAGGGAAACCAGCAATTCATGTCCTGGATActgataaagaaatagaagatGAAGATATATATCCATTGTTTGCTATCAGTCAAGGCAACCGCCAAAATCCGTATTTAGTAGATGTTGAATTAAATGGTCTTAAAGTTCAAATGGAACTGGACACTGGTGCATCACTTTCAGTAATCGGAGAGGACATTTTTGATCAATTGAAGAACATTGAGGGTTCATCTCTCAATCTGCAAGATACCAAGCTAACCTTGAAAACATACACCGGGGAGACAATTCCAGTTTTAGGAAAGCTTGTAGTGGAAGTAAAGTACAAGGACTTCTTTGAACACTTGCCAGTTATAGTTGTACAAGGCAAGGTGCCCAGTCTCTTTGGACGAGATTGGTTACAACATGTGAAGTTGTCATGGCCAGAGATTTTCCTAGTTCAAGTTGTATCCCCTGATGTGTCTGACCTGCTAAAGAAACATGAAAATTTATTCAAGGAAGGACTAGGGACAATTCAAGGAGTGAAAGCAAAGATATACGTTGATCCTCAAGCCAAACCCAAGTACTTCAAACCTCGCACGGTAGAATATGCACGACGTCAGAAGGTAGAGAGAGAATTGGACCGTTTGTTAGAAGAAGGAACAATTCGTCCAGTTCAATTTTCGGAATGGGCAACACCCATTGTGCCCATTGTCAAATCTGATGAGTCTATACGCATTTGTGGAGACTTCAAAGTTACTTTGAACCAAGTTAGCAAACTTGACAATTACCCAATTCCTAAAACAGAGGATCTGCTAGCTCAACTTGGAGGTGGAGTGCAGTTTACAAAACTAGATCTGAGTCAAGCTTATCAACAACTTGAGTTAGATGAAGAATCAAAGAAgtacaccactatcaccactcATAAAGGCCTATTTGAGtacaatagactgtgctaCGGCATTGCCTCGGCCCCCGGGATTTTCCAACGCACAATGGAAAATTTACTGCAGGGTATTCCGAATGTTGTAGTACGAATAGATGATATTCTCATTGCCGGGAAGACATCAGCAGATCATCTCAAAAGTCTAACAGAAGTCCTGTCACGTCTGGACAAAGCGGGCGTCCGTCTTAAACGTTCGAAGTGCATTTTTCAAGCACCTGAAGTCACTTACCTGGGACACCGCATAGACAAAGATGGTATCCACCCCCTTGACGAGAAAATCAAAGCAATTCAAGAGTCACCGAGACCTTCTAATCTGAAAGAACTGCAAGCCTTTTTAGGCATGCTTAACTATTACGCTTGTTACATACCTAACATCACTACAATACTATCTCCTTTACATCAGCTGTTAGTCAAAGACACACCTTGGAACTGGAGTGAAGCACATGAAAAATCTTGGAACCAAGCCAAGTCCACACTTTACTCTTCACAACTTCTAGTGCATTACAGCTTGGAAAGAGAGTTAACCCTTGCTTGTGACGCATCACCATATGGTCTTGGTTGTGTTATTTCACATGTGATGGATGATGGGACTGAACGTCCTATTTCATATGCCTCACATACTCTGTCTCCAGCCGAAAAGAACTATTCACAGCTCGACAAAGAGGCAGCAGCCATCATGTTCGGGGTGAGGAAGTTCCACTCATACTTATATGGACGGAGTTTTACCATCTACACTGATCACAAACCCCTGCTGGGTCTGCTACAGTCAACTAAACAAATACCGACCTCAGCCTCACCACGCATATTGAGGTGGGCGGTATTCCTGTCAGGCTACTCATACACTTTAGTATATCGAGAAGGCCAGAAAAATGGTAATGCCGATGGCCTGAGCCGGCTGCCATTGCCAAATGAAACCAGAAATGTTCCAGTGCCTGGCGACATTATGTTTGTAATGAATCATCTTGAAGTCAACACACCCGTTAAAGTCAAGGACATTGAGCGTTGGACCTCAAAAGATCCTATTCTTAGTGCAGTACGACACCAAGTAATGTCCGGTTGGCCCAATTCAAATGATCGCATTGAGTTCAAGCCCTACTCTTATAGAAAGCACCAACTTAGCTGTCAGGATGGCTGTCTACTCTGGGGCTCTCGCGTAGTCATTCCTCCTCAAGGAAGAGTCAAGCTTCTCCAGGAACTACATAATGGACATCCTGGAATGGTTCGCATGAAAATGTTAGCCCGAAGCTATTTCTGGTGGCCTGGCCTGGACGCGGATATTGAGCAAAAGGTGAAAGATTGCACAAGCTGCCAAAGTAATGCTAAGGCACCTTCTACTGCACCCCTACATCCGTGGGAGTGGCCGTCTAGACCTTGGTCTCGCATACATATTGACTATGCAGGACCTTTCGAAGGACACATGTTCCTGGTGATCGGTGATGCCTATAGTAAGTGGATCGAGGTATTCAAGACAAACTCCAGTACTGCTGCAGTAACCATCCAGAAGTTAAGAGAATGCTTCTCAGTACATGGACTGCCTGATATCATTGTATCTGATAATGCAACTGCCTTCATAGGTGAAGAATTTGCCCTTTTTATGTCTGAGAATGGCATAAAACACATCACTTCAGCACCTAAACACCCAGCATCCAATGGATTTGCTGAAAGATATGTTCGCACTTTCAAGGAAACAATGAAGAAGATGGGAGGggaaaaggaaaacttagACACGAAGTTAAGCAGATTTCTACTAAGCTATCGTACCACACCTCATGCAACCACTGGTAAAACACCTGGTGAGCTATTAATGAACCGGAAGCTGAAGACGCGCTTGGACCTGGTAAACCCCCTTAGTCAGGACACAATTCGCACTCGTGTAGAAGATAAACAGCTCGCACAGAAGAAACAACACGACAATCTAGTGCCACTCAGAGAATTTCAAGTGAATGACCCAGTATTTGTCAAGAATTTTTCATATGGTCCAAAGTGGTTATGTGGAACAATTATTCAACAGTCAGGACCGGTTTCGTATGTCGTTCAACTCAGTTCAGGTGGAGTGTTTCGACGACATGTTGACCATCTTCGCCTGAGGACAAGCACACCCACAGTCGCCAATGATCTTCAGAGTTCAACAGAATTGGCCCAAGTTCCAATGCAAACAACTGTACCCAAGCAGATTCCAGAGGAATttaaggaacctgaggtaaCAGTTCCAGAACCTTCATTGGAACCGAAGAAGACAGAGCTTCCAGCTTCTGAACCTGCAAGTACTCTGCGAAGAAGTACTCGACTCAAAACCACACCTACTCACCTCAAAGACTATGTATGTTAA
- the LOC5505013 gene encoding WAP, Kazal, immunoglobulin, Kunitz and NTR domain-containing protein 1 — translation MSAILVFFAIYFVSVPSAKLNKIVPGTCPTIRDPCCDGRSSEPDHECLNDYDCERIYPGRGLKCCNDGCEYICLKPIPSATLPPTPSEPTPPASTLPPTPAAFTYVCPIPPPTPSWCPPEPWDECQTDEDCVRLGKDLVCCKEHCDMTCVPWIRMPITDSSSNSPCATKVCTSPPHSVCKPVGGVPKCVCPSSCPSFRAVKCGSDGVLYDNQCKMEQAACVKNMTITETPRKSCTG, via the exons ATGTCTGCGATTTTGGTCTTCTTCGCTATTTATTTCGTATCTGTGCCAAGTGCTAAGCTTAATAAAA TTGTGCCAGGGACATGTCCCACTATCCGCGACCCGTGTTGCGATGGCAGATCATCTGAACCAGACCATGAATGTTTAAACGATTACGATTGCGAAAGAATCTACCCTGGACGCGGGCTGAAGTGTTGTAATGACGGTTGTGAATATATATGCTTGA AACCCATTCCCTCAGCTACGCTCCCACCAACACCTTCAG aacccACTCCCCCAGCTTCCACGCTCCCACCAACACCAG cTGCTTTTACTTATGTTTGTCCGATTCCCCCCCCGACCCCCTCGTGGTGTCCTCCCGAGCCATGGGACGAGTGTCAAACTGACGAGGATTGTGTTCGTCTTGGGAAAGATTTGGTTTGCTGTAAGGAGCATTGTGATATGACTTGCGTCC CCTGGATTCGTATGCCAATCACTGATTCAAGCTCAAATTCTCCCTGTGCAACCAAAGTATGCACCAGTCCTCCTCACTCAGTTTGCAAACCTGTAGGGGGGGTACCAAAATGCGTGTGTCCATCGTCTTGCCCATCGTTCCGTGCCGTGAAGTGCGGGTCTGATGGGGTTCTCTACGACAACCAATGTAAGATGGAGCAGGCCGCGTGCGTGAAAAACATGACCATCACAGAGACTCCAAGAAAAAGCTGCACCGGTTGA
- the LOC116612651 gene encoding retinoschisin-like: protein MTSPKPWHGGLSGYSILPKDLPQTSGGKEASYFSILDLLQARPSHCPLGRVTLVTHVATQGRDDFPQWVTKYNVNYSLTGDQWQSYEDENGVIKVFPGNSDQTTLVKNEFFPFIKTRYVRILVQAWYYHITMRAEFYGCAA, encoded by the exons ATGACTTCACCGAAACCCTGGCACGGGGGGCTAAGTGGGTACTCGATCTTGCCCAAGGATCTCCCACAGACTAGTGGAGGGAAGGAGGCGTCCTACTTCTCCATTCTAGACCTGCTCCAAGCTAGGCCTAGCCACTGCCCACTGGGCCGAGTAACATTGGTTACTCATGTTGCAACGCAGGGACGCGACGACTTTCCCCAATGGGTGACTAAGTACAACGTGAATTACAGTCTgacgggagatcagtggcagagttacgaagacgagaatggtgtgattaag GTGTTCCCTGGCAACTCAGATCAGACCACTCTGGTGAAGAACGAGTTCTTCCCTTTCATCAAGACGCGTTACGTCAGGATTTTAGTTCAGGCTTGGTACTATCATATCACTATGAGAGCTGAGTTTTACGGATGTGCAGCTTGA
- the LOC5500895 gene encoding lactadherin has product MLLFLCLFVFPLTSANQKTRNSMFGHSLLASPYNETDVGELWECYKLCYDDKENCASINYDMKKGRCKRMKVTHVNLPCELVKMKDHVYADIRANIRGCTKKSYPLGIEDGSIPDSSITASSRFGPSYSPYYGRLNNQAVSEKQFGAWAAKINQKGEYLQVDLGRVTLVTHVATQGRDDFPQWVTKYTVNYSLTGEQWQSYEDENGVIKVFPGNSDQTTVVKNEFFPFIKARYVRILVQGWYDHITMRAEFYGCAA; this is encoded by the exons ATGCTTCTCTTTCTTTGCCTTTTCGTATTCCCTCTCACATCGGCAAATCAGAAAACAAGGAACTCCATGTTTGGCCATTCACTCCTTGCATCTCCCTACAACGAGACAGATGTTGGGGAGCTTTGGGAGTGCTACAAACTCTGCTATGACGACAAAgaaaactgcgccagcatcaATTACGACATGAAAAAAGGGAGATGCAAGCGCATGAAGGTTACACATGTAAACCTGCCTTGCGAACTCGTGAAAATGAAGGACCATGTTTACGCGGATATAAGAGCGAATATAAGAG gttgcactaagaaatcttACCCTTTGGGAATAGAAGATGGCAGCATTCCTGACTCGAGTATCACGGCTTCGTCACGTTTTGGACCTTCATACAGCCCTTATTACGGACGCCTTAATAACCAAGCCGTTAGCGAGAAACAGTTTGGGGCATGGGCAGCCAAGATTAATCAAAAAGGCGAGTACCTGCAGGTGGACCTGGGCCGAGTAACATTGGTTACTCATGTTGCAACGCAGGGACGCGACGACTTTCCCCAATGGGTGACTAAGTACACCGTGAATTACAGTCTGACGGGAGaacagtggcagagttacgaAGACGAGAATGGTGTGATTAAG GTTTTCCCTGGCAACTCAGATCAGACCACTGTGGTGAAGAACGAGTTCTTCCCTTTCATCAAGGCGCGTTACGTCAGGATTTTAGTTCAGGGTTGGTACGATCATATCACTATGAGAGCGGAGTTTTACGGATGTGCAGCTTGA